One genomic region from Bacteroidales bacterium WCE2008 encodes:
- a CDS encoding large subunit ribosomal protein L10 → MKKELKAQIIEQIAAQLKETPNFYITDISGLNAEQTTKLRRECFDSKIKLTVVKNTLFEHVIKNMENEEIKLLIPTLKGNSAIMYTEAANAPAKLIKKLQKDGMPKPELKSAYVQDCAFIGADKLEELASIKSKEELIGDIITLLQSPARNVISALQNAGGSTVAGLVKTLSEKSE, encoded by the coding sequence ATGAAGAAAGAACTTAAAGCCCAGATTATCGAACAGATAGCAGCGCAGCTCAAGGAGACTCCTAATTTCTACATTACCGACATCTCCGGTCTCAACGCTGAACAGACCACCAAGCTCCGTCGTGAGTGCTTCGATTCTAAGATCAAGCTTACAGTTGTAAAGAACACCCTTTTCGAGCATGTTATCAAGAACATGGAGAATGAGGAGATCAAGCTCCTTATCCCTACTCTCAAGGGCAACTCTGCAATCATGTACACGGAGGCAGCCAACGCTCCTGCAAAACTCATCAAGAAGCTCCAGAAAGACGGCATGCCTAAGCCGGAGCTCAAGTCAGCCTATGTACAGGATTGTGCATTCATCGGCGCAGACAAACTTGAAGAGCTTGCATCTATCAAATCTAAGGAAGAGCTTATCGGAGACATCATCACTCTCCTCCAGAGCCCGGCACGCAACGTCATCTCTGCTCTCCAGAATGCTGGCGGCAGCACTGTTGCAGGTCTCGTCAAGACTCTCTCCGAAAAATCAGAATAA
- a CDS encoding LSU ribosomal protein L11P — MAKEVSGFIKLQIKGGAANPAPPVGPALGSKGLNIMDFCKQFNAATQAQAGKVLPVVITVYSDKSFSFEVKQPPVAVSLKEAAKISKGSGEPNRTKVATVTWDQVRAIAEGKMPDLNAFTLKSAMSMVAGTARSMGIKVTGEFPADL; from the coding sequence ATGGCAAAAGAAGTTTCCGGATTCATTAAGCTTCAGATCAAAGGTGGAGCAGCGAATCCTGCGCCTCCAGTTGGACCGGCACTCGGTTCAAAGGGATTGAATATAATGGACTTCTGCAAGCAGTTCAATGCCGCCACTCAGGCTCAGGCAGGAAAGGTGCTTCCAGTTGTTATCACAGTATATTCAGACAAGTCCTTCTCGTTCGAGGTTAAGCAGCCGCCGGTAGCCGTTTCCCTCAAGGAAGCAGCAAAGATCTCAAAAGGATCAGGCGAGCCTAACAGAACTAAGGTGGCTACCGTTACCTGGGATCAGGTACGCGCTATCGCAGAAGGCAAGATGCCGGACCTCAACGCATTCACACTCAAGTCTGCAATGTCAATGGTAGCCGGCACAGCAAGAAGTATGGGTATCAAAGTAACGGGTGAATTCCCTGCTGATCTTTAA
- a CDS encoding preprotein translocase subunit SecE — protein sequence MRKFINYCKESFVELTKKVTWPSWDKLQSSALLVMIATVILAAALFVIDFTFEHLMKIIYTL from the coding sequence ATGAGAAAGTTCATTAACTATTGTAAAGAGTCATTCGTCGAGCTCACCAAGAAGGTGACATGGCCGTCATGGGATAAGCTGCAGAGTTCTGCGCTTCTCGTCATGATCGCTACAGTCATCCTCGCAGCTGCGCTCTTCGTGATTGACTTCACTTTCGAGCATCTCATGAAGATAATCTACACTCTGTAA
- a CDS encoding LSU ribosomal protein L1P, with protein MAKLTKNQKAVIAKYDPSKLYEISEACSILKEITYTKFDASVELSVNLGVDPRKANQMVRGVVTLPNGTGKETRVLVLCTPDKENEAKEAGADYVGLDEYIEKIKGGWTDVDVIICTPSVMGKVGPIGRILGPRGLMPNPKTGTVTMEIGNAVKEVKSGKIDFKVDKTGIVHCAVGKASFSAEKIYENVKAVLSAIAKLKPQALKGTYMKSASVCTTMSPGVKLDVKGFVAE; from the coding sequence ATGGCAAAACTTACTAAAAACCAGAAGGCCGTCATAGCAAAATATGATCCTTCAAAGCTTTATGAGATTTCTGAGGCATGTTCTATCCTCAAAGAGATCACCTACACCAAGTTCGATGCATCTGTAGAGCTCTCAGTCAACCTCGGCGTTGACCCTCGCAAGGCAAACCAGATGGTACGTGGCGTCGTTACCCTTCCTAACGGAACCGGTAAAGAGACACGTGTCCTCGTGCTCTGTACTCCTGACAAGGAGAACGAGGCCAAGGAGGCAGGTGCTGACTATGTAGGTCTTGACGAGTACATCGAGAAGATCAAGGGTGGCTGGACAGATGTAGACGTTATCATCTGTACTCCGTCTGTGATGGGCAAGGTTGGTCCTATCGGCCGTATCCTTGGTCCACGCGGCCTCATGCCAAACCCTAAGACAGGTACCGTAACTATGGAAATCGGCAACGCAGTAAAGGAAGTCAAGAGCGGTAAGATCGACTTCAAGGTTGACAAGACCGGTATCGTTCACTGCGCAGTCGGCAAGGCATCATTCTCAGCTGAGAAGATTTATGAGAACGTCAAGGCTGTCCTTTCAGCTATCGCTAAGCTGAAACCACAGGCACTTAAGGGAACCTACATGAAGAGCGCTTCAGTGTGCACTACCATGAGCCCGGGTGTGAAGCTTGATGTCAAAGGATTCGTCGCTGAATAA
- a CDS encoding transcription antitermination protein nusG, with protein sequence MGEKKWYVLRTAGGKEKKAKDYLEKEIERGNLQDQVSQVLVPVEKKYTVKNGKRVSVEKLLFPGYVLIEAELSAELQYIIRNLVPGMSGFLTEKAGDSKNPNERIAVPLRDDEVRRILGQQDEEAVSVGETEVDYKVGDAVRITDGPFSGFDGTVDEIVDDRSKIKVIVMIFGRKTLLELNFNQVTKE encoded by the coding sequence ATGGGCGAAAAGAAGTGGTATGTCCTCAGGACTGCAGGAGGCAAGGAGAAAAAGGCAAAAGACTATCTTGAAAAAGAGATAGAAAGAGGTAACCTACAGGATCAGGTATCGCAGGTGCTGGTACCGGTCGAAAAGAAGTACACCGTAAAGAACGGAAAGAGAGTTTCAGTTGAGAAGCTCCTCTTCCCGGGCTATGTGCTTATTGAGGCCGAACTGAGTGCTGAACTCCAGTACATCATCCGCAATCTTGTTCCTGGCATGTCCGGTTTCCTTACTGAGAAAGCCGGAGACTCCAAGAACCCTAACGAGCGAATCGCTGTCCCTCTTAGGGATGACGAGGTGCGCAGAATTCTCGGCCAGCAGGACGAGGAGGCTGTAAGCGTAGGAGAAACCGAAGTCGACTATAAGGTCGGCGACGCAGTACGCATAACGGATGGACCTTTCAGCGGCTTCGATGGTACAGTGGACGAGATTGTCGACGACAGAAGCAAGATAAAGGTAATAGTTATGATCTTCGGCAGAAAGACTCTGCTCGAGCTCAACTTTAATCAAGTAACTAAAGAGTAA
- a CDS encoding large subunit ribosomal protein L7/L12, with product MADVKALAEELVNLTVKDVQELAKVLKEEYGIEPAAAAVAVAAGPAAEAAGPAEQTEFDVILKSAGQAKLGVIKVVKDVLALGLKEAKDLVDKAPDAVLKEKVSKAEAEQIKAALEEAGAEVEVK from the coding sequence ATGGCAGACGTAAAAGCACTCGCAGAAGAGTTGGTTAACCTTACTGTGAAAGATGTTCAGGAACTTGCAAAGGTTCTCAAAGAAGAATATGGTATCGAGCCTGCAGCCGCTGCAGTAGCAGTAGCAGCCGGTCCTGCAGCTGAGGCCGCTGGCCCAGCAGAGCAGACTGAGTTCGATGTAATTCTCAAGTCAGCTGGTCAGGCTAAGCTTGGTGTTATCAAGGTTGTCAAGGATGTCCTCGCCCTCGGTCTTAAGGAGGCAAAGGACCTCGTAGACAAGGCCCCTGACGCTGTTTTGAAAGAGAAAGTATCCAAGGCTGAAGCAGAGCAGATCAAAGCTGCCCTCGAAGAGGCTGGTGCAGAGGTTGAGGTTAAATAA